In Phreatobacter stygius, a genomic segment contains:
- a CDS encoding heavy metal translocating P-type ATPase, with protein sequence MTGAVRQSRFRIEGMDCASCAAKIDTAVRRLPGIADVNVSVATGRMTVTHGSDDDLAAVQRRVTGLGYAVAAIGADAPASTAAGALGQGRDHHDQHDHHHGSCTGSHHDHHHAHDHDDHGDQRRSGHAGAAGGPAPSLGSLGLPRRDQHHDHGPATGPWWRGRKGLTTIACGAALAAAYGLGKLVPAIDHWVFLLALAVGLVPIARRAFAAARVGTPFSIEMLMTIAAVGAVIIGATEEAAAVVFLFLVGELLEGVAATKARASIQGLADLVPKTALVETEGRTREIAADSLVVGAVILVRPGDRVPADGVIISGDSAIDEAPVTGESTPKRKTVGDTAFAGTVNGEAALRLRVTAAAADNTIARVVKLVEEAQESKAPTERFIDSFSRYYTPAVLAAGALVAIVPPLALGGAWAEWIYKGLAILLIGCPCALVISTPAAIAASLSAGARRGLLMKGGAVLESLGSLTVVAFDKTGTLTGGKPEVTDVVAFGRGEAEVVALAAALETGSNHPLAKAILARAEAAGLTVTPATDIGARAGKGVTGKIDGLALFLGSAAAVAEHVPLADDIAARIQAFNDDGKTVSVLAAGDQVAGLIAMRDQPRADAKQGLEALRAAGIRTLMLTGDNRRTAEAIGRIVGIEPRGELLPEDKMRIVNDLKAAGERVGKVGDGINDAPALAAADVGIAMGGAADVALETADAAVLHGRIGDVAAMIALSRRTMANIRQNITVALGLKAVFLVTTMIGLTGLWPAILADTGATVLVTANAMRLLRPA encoded by the coding sequence ATGACCGGAGCCGTCCGCCAGAGCCGCTTTCGCATCGAAGGCATGGATTGCGCCTCCTGCGCAGCCAAGATCGACACGGCGGTGCGCCGCCTGCCCGGCATCGCCGATGTCAATGTCTCGGTCGCGACCGGCCGCATGACCGTCACTCACGGCTCCGACGACGACCTCGCCGCGGTCCAGCGCCGGGTCACCGGTCTTGGTTATGCGGTCGCCGCCATCGGTGCCGATGCCCCGGCAAGCACCGCCGCCGGCGCGCTTGGCCAAGGCCGGGACCATCACGACCAGCATGACCACCATCACGGGTCCTGCACCGGATCGCATCACGACCACCACCACGCTCACGACCATGATGATCACGGCGACCAGCGCCGCTCCGGCCACGCCGGTGCCGCCGGCGGGCCGGCGCCCAGCCTCGGGAGCCTTGGTCTTCCAAGGCGAGATCAACACCACGACCATGGCCCGGCGACCGGCCCCTGGTGGCGAGGCCGCAAGGGCCTGACGACGATTGCCTGCGGCGCGGCGCTCGCCGCCGCCTATGGCCTCGGCAAGCTGGTTCCGGCGATCGACCACTGGGTCTTCCTCCTGGCGCTCGCCGTCGGCCTGGTACCGATCGCCCGGCGCGCTTTCGCGGCGGCGCGCGTCGGCACGCCGTTTTCGATCGAGATGCTGATGACCATCGCCGCGGTCGGCGCGGTGATCATCGGCGCCACCGAAGAAGCCGCCGCCGTCGTGTTCCTGTTCCTGGTCGGCGAATTGCTCGAAGGCGTTGCCGCCACCAAGGCACGGGCCAGCATCCAGGGCCTCGCCGACCTGGTGCCGAAGACGGCCCTGGTCGAGACCGAGGGCAGGACCCGCGAAATTGCCGCCGACAGCCTTGTTGTCGGAGCCGTCATCCTGGTCCGGCCGGGCGACCGCGTGCCGGCGGACGGCGTCATCATCTCAGGCGACAGCGCCATTGACGAAGCCCCGGTCACCGGCGAGAGCACGCCGAAACGCAAGACCGTCGGCGACACCGCCTTTGCCGGCACGGTCAATGGCGAGGCCGCGCTCCGGCTGCGCGTCACCGCGGCGGCCGCCGACAACACCATCGCGCGGGTCGTCAAACTGGTCGAGGAAGCCCAGGAATCGAAGGCGCCGACCGAGCGCTTCATCGACAGTTTTTCGCGCTATTACACGCCGGCCGTGCTGGCCGCCGGCGCCCTGGTCGCCATCGTGCCGCCGCTCGCGCTCGGCGGCGCCTGGGCCGAATGGATCTACAAGGGCCTCGCCATCCTGCTGATCGGCTGCCCTTGCGCCCTGGTGATCTCGACGCCGGCGGCGATCGCCGCCAGCCTGTCGGCCGGTGCCCGGCGCGGCCTCCTGATGAAGGGCGGCGCCGTGCTCGAGAGCCTCGGATCCCTGACGGTTGTCGCCTTCGACAAGACCGGCACCCTGACCGGCGGCAAGCCCGAGGTCACCGACGTGGTCGCCTTCGGCCGCGGCGAGGCCGAGGTCGTCGCCCTGGCTGCCGCGCTCGAGACCGGTTCGAACCACCCGCTGGCCAAGGCGATCCTGGCGCGCGCCGAGGCGGCCGGCCTCACCGTGACGCCGGCAACCGACATCGGCGCACGCGCCGGCAAGGGCGTGACCGGCAAGATCGATGGCCTTGCCCTGTTCCTGGGCTCGGCCGCGGCGGTCGCCGAACACGTGCCGCTCGCCGACGACATCGCTGCACGCATCCAGGCGTTCAACGACGACGGCAAGACCGTCTCGGTGCTGGCCGCCGGCGATCAGGTCGCCGGCCTCATCGCCATGCGCGACCAGCCGAGAGCCGATGCGAAGCAGGGCCTGGAGGCGCTGCGCGCCGCCGGCATCCGCACGCTGATGCTGACTGGCGACAACCGCCGCACGGCCGAGGCCATCGGCCGGATCGTCGGCATCGAGCCGCGTGGCGAATTGCTGCCGGAAGACAAGATGCGCATCGTCAACGACCTGAAGGCGGCCGGCGAGCGCGTCGGCAAGGTCGGCGACGGCATCAATGACGCGCCGGCGCTTGCCGCCGCAGATGTCGGCATCGCCATGGGGGGAGCTGCCGACGTGGCGCTGGAAACCGCCGATGCGGCGGTGCTGCACGGACGCATCGGCGATGTCGCGGCGATGATCGCGCTGTCGCGCCGGACCATGGCCAATATCCGTCAGAACATCACCGTGGCGCTCGGCCTGAAGGCGGTGTTCCTGGTCACCACCATGATCGGTTTGACCGGGCTCTGGCCGGCCATCCTCGCCGATACCGGCGCCACGGTTCTGGTGACCGCCAATGCCATGCGGCTGTTACGGCCGGCCTGA
- a CDS encoding ABC transporter permease, with protein MMRLRLNAILGGLLLAVVLLMAGLSAVWTPYNPLGVNLRARLAAPSALHWLGTDEVGRDVLSRLMAGAGTSCLVAALTVLVAVLLGSVIGLIAGFARGWTDRALMLINDTLLAFPGILLALGLMAVIGASKWGIVAALGLAYAPTVARIVRGSVMSIREREFIEASRAIGNSEFYTLWRHVLPSTASPVIVLATGMFGWAILAESALSFLGLGVPPPAPTWGNMLSAARPYMESATWLSLCPGFCIAVTLLGINLMGDALRDRLDPRGEQR; from the coding sequence ATGATGCGGCTCAGGCTCAACGCGATCCTTGGCGGGCTGCTGCTCGCAGTCGTCCTGCTGATGGCCGGCCTGTCGGCGGTCTGGACGCCCTACAATCCGCTCGGCGTCAATCTGCGCGCCCGGCTCGCGGCGCCCTCGGCGCTGCACTGGCTCGGCACCGACGAGGTCGGCCGCGACGTCCTGAGCCGGCTGATGGCGGGCGCCGGCACCTCCTGCCTGGTCGCCGCCTTGACCGTGCTGGTCGCGGTCCTGCTCGGCAGCGTCATTGGCCTGATCGCCGGTTTTGCCCGCGGCTGGACCGACCGGGCCTTGATGCTGATCAACGATACGCTGCTGGCCTTCCCCGGCATCCTGCTGGCGCTCGGCCTGATGGCGGTCATCGGCGCCAGCAAATGGGGGATCGTCGCAGCCCTCGGCCTTGCCTATGCCCCGACGGTGGCGCGCATCGTGCGTGGCTCGGTCATGTCGATCCGTGAGCGGGAATTCATCGAGGCGTCGCGGGCGATCGGCAATTCCGAGTTCTACACCCTGTGGCGGCATGTCCTGCCGAGCACCGCCTCGCCGGTCATCGTGCTGGCCACCGGCATGTTCGGCTGGGCCATCCTGGCCGAGAGCGCGTTGAGCTTTCTCGGCCTCGGCGTGCCGCCGCCGGCGCCGACCTGGGGCAACATGCTGTCGGCGGCCCGGCCCTATATGGAATCGGCCACCTGGCTCAGCCTCTGTCCCGGTTTCTGCATCGCCGTGACGCTGCTCGGCATCAACCTGATGGGCGACGCGCTGCGCGACCGCCTCGACCCGCGCGGAGAGCAGCGATGA
- a CDS encoding C45 family autoproteolytic acyltransferase/hydolase — MEPFPLIELRGDAQTRGRHYGQQASQRIRRSIEHYSAQLTAGGHGAATIRGWARDFVPRIEAFDPAYVAEMRGIAAGANVEFEDIVLINARTEVLQLGKRARLAAEDHDGCTGVVVLPSASRSGELIHAQNWDWKSECAETGVVLRIRRDDAPDILTFVEAGGLARAGLNAAGIAVTANYLESDRDYRELGVPLALIRRKVLEQEHVAQAFHAAYTTRKSASNNIIVSHAGGIAIDFECAPDESFQVLPTDGLIVHANHWQSPVALAKLRDTGIANTPDSLYRDLRVRALLEKRRGALDVEAVRDALFDDYQSPWSVCRPPRVNSGGNLSATVAMLLMQPARGVLDVAPLPALNRVFTRYELTPGAATRAA, encoded by the coding sequence ATGGAACCCTTTCCCCTGATCGAGCTTCGCGGCGACGCGCAAACCCGCGGCCGCCACTACGGCCAGCAGGCAAGCCAGCGCATCCGGCGGAGCATCGAGCATTATTCGGCGCAATTGACCGCCGGCGGCCATGGTGCGGCGACGATCCGTGGCTGGGCCCGCGACTTCGTTCCGCGGATCGAAGCCTTCGATCCGGCTTATGTCGCGGAGATGCGCGGCATCGCGGCCGGCGCCAATGTCGAATTCGAAGACATCGTGCTGATCAATGCCCGCACCGAGGTGCTGCAGCTCGGCAAACGCGCCCGGCTCGCCGCCGAAGATCACGATGGCTGCACCGGCGTGGTGGTGCTGCCGTCGGCGTCACGCAGCGGCGAACTCATCCATGCCCAGAACTGGGACTGGAAATCCGAATGCGCCGAGACCGGCGTGGTGCTGCGCATCCGCCGCGACGACGCTCCTGACATCCTGACCTTCGTCGAGGCCGGGGGCCTCGCCCGCGCCGGCCTGAATGCTGCCGGCATCGCGGTCACCGCCAACTACCTGGAAAGCGACCGCGACTACCGCGAACTCGGCGTGCCCCTGGCGCTGATCCGGCGCAAGGTGCTGGAACAGGAGCATGTCGCGCAGGCCTTCCACGCCGCCTACACCACGCGGAAATCGGCTTCGAACAACATCATCGTCAGCCACGCCGGCGGCATCGCCATCGACTTCGAATGCGCTCCGGACGAGAGTTTCCAGGTGCTGCCGACCGATGGCCTGATCGTCCACGCCAACCACTGGCAAAGCCCGGTGGCGCTGGCCAAGCTCAGGGATACCGGCATCGCCAACACGCCCGATAGCCTGTACCGCGACCTGAGGGTGCGCGCGCTCCTCGAAAAGCGCCGCGGCGCGCTGGATGTCGAGGCGGTGCGTGATGCGCTGTTCGACGACTACCAGTCGCCCTGGTCGGTCTGCCGCCCGCCGCGGGTGAATTCCGGGGGCAATCTCTCGGCGACGGTTGCCATGCTGCTGATGCAGCCGGCCAGGGGGGTGCTCGATGTCGCGCCCTTGCCGGCGCTGAACCGGGTCTTCACTCGTTATGAACTCACGCCAGGCGCTGCGACGAGGGCGGCATGA
- a CDS encoding ABC transporter permease has product MTFAYALKRLLLALPTLLLVSVAVFTLMRLVPGDPAQLMLGDAADAQQLAALRDSMGLNQPLPMQFLTWLGHGLSGDLGRSISNGEPVLPLILDRFQVTAPIVLAAVALAGLLAVPLGMIAAWKQDKGLDLAVVAGATLLLSIPSFWLGLLMLLFFGLKLGWVPVVGYVPFGEDAWQALRYIALPIATLTLIEAGVLTRMARSATIDVLRLEYVAHARSKGLRESTVLGKHVLPNAFAPTLTLMGIVLGNLLGGIAVIETVFTLPGLGRLLVDGIYARDYPVVQGAILFIACIYVLVNLLVDLLYPLFDPRVAAE; this is encoded by the coding sequence ATGACATTCGCCTATGCGCTGAAGCGGCTGCTGCTGGCGCTGCCCACCTTGCTGCTGGTCTCGGTCGCGGTGTTCACCTTGATGCGGCTGGTGCCGGGCGACCCCGCGCAGCTGATGCTGGGCGACGCGGCCGATGCCCAGCAGCTTGCCGCGCTCAGGGACAGCATGGGCCTCAACCAGCCCTTGCCGATGCAGTTCCTGACCTGGCTCGGCCATGGCCTCAGCGGCGATCTCGGCCGTTCGATCTCCAACGGCGAGCCGGTGCTGCCCTTGATCCTCGACCGTTTCCAGGTCACCGCGCCGATCGTGCTGGCGGCGGTGGCGCTGGCCGGACTGCTGGCGGTGCCGCTCGGCATGATCGCGGCCTGGAAGCAGGACAAGGGGCTGGATCTCGCCGTGGTCGCGGGAGCGACCCTGCTGCTGTCGATCCCGAGCTTCTGGCTGGGCTTGCTGATGCTGCTGTTCTTCGGGCTGAAGCTCGGCTGGGTGCCGGTCGTCGGTTATGTCCCGTTCGGCGAGGATGCCTGGCAGGCGCTGCGCTATATCGCGCTGCCGATCGCGACCTTGACCCTGATCGAGGCCGGTGTGCTGACCCGCATGGCGCGCAGCGCCACGATCGACGTGCTGCGGCTGGAATATGTCGCCCATGCCCGCTCCAAGGGCCTGCGTGAATCGACCGTGCTGGGCAAACATGTCCTGCCCAATGCTTTCGCGCCGACACTGACACTGATGGGCATCGTGCTGGGCAATCTGCTCGGCGGCATCGCGGTGATCGAGACGGTGTTCACCTTGCCGGGCCTCGGTCGCCTGCTGGTCGACGGCATCTACGCCCGCGACTATCCGGTGGTGCAGGGGGCGATCCTGTTCATTGCCTGCATCTACGTGCTGGTGAACCTGCTCGTCGACCTGCTCTACCCCCTGTTCGATCCACGCGTGGCGGCGGAGTGA
- a CDS encoding N-acyl amino acid synthase FeeM domain-containing protein: protein MELLGRVEYRLAETKEDKQAIYRLRYNCYLREGAIRPNKHGIFKDGYDNSPNVWIFGVFLGGKLASSIRIHAATRTHPISPGMSVFEDLLGPRVQAGETIIDPTRLVVDHEQSRISPGLAYATVRLGFMASEFFRADLGLATVRTEHRAFYKRLFFMEAMGERRHYPGLKKPINLMGIHYPSVHQRIVSRYPFMASSAIERNFLFGRSQPAHALPARIEPAVGGQAAAA, encoded by the coding sequence ATGGAGCTGCTCGGTCGGGTCGAATATCGGCTGGCGGAGACGAAAGAAGACAAGCAGGCGATCTATCGGCTGCGCTACAATTGCTACCTGCGCGAGGGTGCGATCCGGCCGAACAAGCACGGCATCTTCAAGGACGGCTACGACAACTCACCCAATGTCTGGATTTTTGGGGTCTTCCTCGGCGGCAAGCTGGCCAGTTCGATCCGGATTCACGCCGCCACCAGGACCCATCCGATCTCGCCGGGAATGTCGGTGTTCGAGGATCTCTTGGGCCCGCGGGTGCAGGCCGGCGAGACCATCATCGATCCGACCCGGCTCGTCGTGGATCACGAGCAGTCGCGCATCAGTCCCGGGCTTGCCTATGCGACCGTCCGGCTCGGCTTCATGGCGTCGGAGTTCTTCCGGGCGGACCTCGGCCTCGCAACGGTCAGGACCGAGCACCGGGCGTTCTACAAGCGGCTGTTCTTCATGGAAGCCATGGGCGAGCGGCGCCACTATCCCGGGCTGAAGAAGCCGATCAACCTGATGGGCATCCATTATCCTTCGGTGCACCAACGCATCGTCAGCCGCTATCCCTTCATGGCATCCAGCGCCATCGAGCGGAATTTCCTGTTCGGACGCAGTCAACCGGCCCACGCCCTGCCGGCCCGCATCGAACCGGCGGTCGGCGGACAGGCCGCGGCAGCCTGA
- a CDS encoding YodC family protein, whose product MTYNAGDVVMLKSGGQALTVASVEADEVTCIWIGEEGDLFREKIPVAALSPLDLEEEENQEDDQDETEDGDDEEDEEDTEGHTEKREKLRA is encoded by the coding sequence ATGACCTACAATGCCGGTGACGTGGTGATGTTGAAATCGGGCGGCCAGGCACTCACCGTGGCCTCCGTGGAGGCCGACGAAGTGACCTGCATCTGGATCGGTGAAGAAGGCGACCTGTTCCGCGAGAAGATCCCGGTGGCCGCGCTTTCGCCGCTCGACCTCGAAGAGGAAGAGAACCAGGAAGACGATCAGGACGAGACCGAGGACGGTGACGACGAAGAAGACGAGGAAGACACCGAAGGTCACACCGAAAAGCGCGAAAAGCTGCGCGCCTGA
- a CDS encoding ABC transporter ATP-binding protein, translating into MSAGALLSVRGLSVGAGPFVAVDKVSFDIQPGEILALVGESGSGKTATGRAILGLLPPGLKRTAGSIAILGEDLTTVTPARLRELRGGSIGMVFQEPMVSLNPALSIGAQLGEALALHSPMSPDEQRRACLAMLRRIQIPDPEGCLKAYPHEFSGGMRQRIMLAAVMLPAPKLLIADEPTTALDNLVQAEILNLMVELAQDRGTAILLVTHNLGLVARYADRALVMQRGRVVEEGRAGDLLRKPQHPYTRDLVAAMPRRTPRPVRAIAPEPLLEARGLTVDYPGSRGLFRHGLAKRAVDGVDLTISHGETVALVGGSGCGKTTLGRAMLRLITASGGQLMFRGGDVTAARGAPLKDFRLACQIVFQDPYSSLDPRMRIGDIVAEPLRHEPGLDAPAKAARVTETFEAVGLPGMADRFPHQLSGGQRQRVAIARAIVRRPALVVADEPVSALDMTVQKQILDLIRRLQEERGFACLFISHDLGAVAEVADRVVVMQAGRIVEQGSRDEVFDNPRHPYTRALLDATPRIDTEVVLAEAARA; encoded by the coding sequence ATGAGCGCCGGAGCCTTGCTTTCGGTCCGGGGCCTCAGCGTCGGCGCCGGTCCGTTCGTTGCCGTCGACAAGGTCTCCTTCGACATTCAGCCGGGCGAGATCCTGGCGCTGGTCGGCGAGTCCGGCAGCGGCAAGACCGCCACCGGCCGCGCCATTCTCGGCCTGCTGCCGCCCGGACTGAAACGCACCGCCGGCAGCATCGCCATCCTAGGCGAAGACCTGACCACGGTAACGCCGGCGCGCCTGCGCGAATTGCGCGGCGGTTCGATCGGCATGGTGTTCCAGGAGCCGATGGTCTCGTTGAACCCGGCGCTCAGCATTGGCGCCCAGCTCGGCGAGGCGCTCGCCCTGCACAGCCCGATGAGCCCGGACGAGCAGCGCCGGGCCTGCCTCGCCATGCTCAGGCGGATCCAGATCCCCGACCCGGAAGGTTGCCTCAAGGCCTATCCGCACGAGTTTTCCGGCGGCATGCGGCAAAGGATCATGCTGGCCGCGGTCATGCTGCCGGCGCCAAAGCTCCTGATCGCCGACGAGCCGACCACCGCCCTCGACAATCTGGTCCAGGCCGAGATCCTCAACCTGATGGTCGAGCTCGCCCAGGATCGCGGCACCGCCATCCTGCTGGTCACCCACAATCTCGGCCTGGTGGCGCGTTATGCTGACCGCGCGCTGGTGATGCAGCGCGGCCGGGTGGTCGAGGAGGGCAGGGCCGGCGACCTCCTGCGCAAGCCTCAGCACCCCTATACCCGCGACCTGGTCGCGGCCATGCCGCGCCGGACGCCGCGGCCGGTGCGCGCGATCGCGCCCGAGCCGCTGCTGGAGGCGCGCGGCCTGACGGTCGACTATCCCGGCAGCCGGGGCCTGTTCCGGCACGGGCTTGCCAAGCGCGCGGTCGACGGCGTCGACCTGACGATTTCCCATGGCGAGACGGTGGCGCTGGTCGGCGGCAGCGGCTGCGGCAAGACCACGCTCGGCCGGGCCATGCTGAGGCTGATCACCGCCAGCGGCGGCCAGTTGATGTTCCGCGGCGGCGATGTCACCGCCGCCCGCGGCGCCCCGCTCAAGGACTTCCGGCTGGCCTGCCAGATCGTGTTCCAGGATCCCTATTCGTCGCTCGATCCGCGCATGCGCATTGGCGACATCGTGGCCGAGCCGCTGCGCCACGAACCCGGCCTCGATGCCCCGGCGAAGGCCGCGCGTGTCACCGAAACCTTCGAGGCCGTCGGCTTGCCGGGCATGGCCGACCGTTTCCCGCACCAGCTCTCCGGCGGCCAGCGCCAGCGCGTCGCCATTGCCCGCGCCATCGTCCGGCGGCCGGCCCTCGTGGTCGCCGACGAGCCGGTGAGCGCGCTCGACATGACCGTGCAGAAGCAGATCCTCGACCTGATCCGCCGGCTGCAGGAGGAGCGCGGCTTTGCCTGCCTGTTCATCTCGCACGATCTCGGCGCGGTCGCCGAGGTCGCCGACCGGGTGGTGGTGATGCAGGCGGGCCGGATCGTCGAGCAGGGCTCGCGCGACGAGGTGTTCGACAATCCGCGCCACCCCTATACCCGGGCGTTGCTCGACGCGACGCCGCGCATCGATACCGAGGTGGTGCTGGCGGAGGCGGCGCGGGCCTGA
- a CDS encoding ABC transporter substrate-binding protein, whose translation MRQAIALGIVAWLTAFAGPASAQPGSAAGPAPQRGDYGFRVALNSDIRSTQPGVNRDFNTDSVVLHMVEGLVALRENAAIAPMLAERIDLSADGRTYRFTLRQGVTFHNGAPLTSAEVVWSLKRYLDPAVQWRCLPDFDGHGIAKVVDIGAPDAATVTITLEKPTALFLNTMARPDCGSTAIVHPASVGADGVWRQPVGTGPYRLGEWRRGQYVDLLRFDGYVPLAGPRDGLAGAKIASAAQIRFMVIPDSSAAKAALIAGAIDLMSDVASTELSDMRGRNDITVVSAPTMGLTGFLIQTRDPLLRDPRIRRAMALAIDVPQIVASLVGTDAPDNPSPIPSSSAFHTAVQGVRPRHDIAAAKRLLAEAGYRGQTIRMITNRRYPNVYDAAVAAQSMAAEAGLKIELEVLDWATQLDRYTRGDYQMMSFLYSPRLDPSLSYEMLSGPKDSQPRKLWEDPEALALIRRSFEVADPAERQAIFDDLFQRFIAQTPAIILFNQPDYLAHRKGLDGVASWAAAQTRLWGVSRR comes from the coding sequence ATGAGGCAAGCGATCGCTCTTGGCATCGTCGCCTGGCTGACGGCCTTTGCCGGCCCGGCATCGGCGCAACCGGGGTCTGCTGCCGGCCCGGCGCCACAGCGCGGCGACTATGGTTTCCGGGTGGCGCTGAATTCGGATATCCGCAGCACCCAGCCCGGGGTCAACCGCGATTTCAACACCGACAGCGTGGTGCTGCACATGGTCGAGGGGCTGGTCGCGCTGCGCGAGAACGCCGCGATCGCGCCCATGCTCGCCGAGCGCATCGACCTTTCCGCCGATGGCCGCACCTATCGCTTCACGCTCCGCCAAGGCGTGACCTTCCACAACGGCGCGCCGCTGACCTCGGCCGAGGTGGTCTGGAGCCTCAAGCGCTATCTCGATCCGGCCGTGCAATGGCGCTGCCTGCCGGATTTCGACGGCCACGGCATTGCCAAGGTGGTGGATATCGGGGCGCCTGACGCGGCCACCGTGACGATCACCCTGGAAAAGCCGACGGCCTTGTTCCTCAACACCATGGCGCGGCCCGACTGCGGCTCCACGGCCATCGTTCATCCGGCCTCGGTCGGGGCGGACGGCGTCTGGCGTCAGCCGGTCGGCACCGGCCCCTACCGGCTCGGCGAATGGCGCCGTGGCCAATATGTCGATCTCCTGCGCTTCGACGGCTATGTGCCGCTGGCCGGCCCGCGCGACGGCCTGGCCGGCGCCAAGATCGCCTCGGCCGCGCAGATCCGCTTCATGGTCATCCCGGATTCCTCGGCCGCGAAGGCCGCTCTGATCGCCGGCGCCATCGACCTCATGTCGGATGTCGCCTCGACCGAGCTCAGCGACATGCGCGGGCGCAATGACATCACCGTCGTCTCGGCGCCGACCATGGGGCTGACCGGCTTCCTGATCCAGACCCGCGACCCGCTGCTCAGGGATCCGCGCATTCGCCGGGCGATGGCGTTGGCGATCGACGTGCCGCAGATCGTGGCGAGCCTGGTCGGCACCGACGCGCCGGACAATCCATCGCCGATTCCGAGTTCCAGCGCGTTCCATACGGCGGTGCAGGGCGTGCGGCCGCGCCATGACATCGCCGCGGCGAAGCGGCTCCTGGCCGAAGCCGGCTATCGCGGCCAGACGATCCGGATGATCACCAACCGGCGCTATCCGAATGTCTATGACGCGGCGGTCGCCGCCCAGTCGATGGCGGCCGAGGCTGGCCTCAAGATCGAACTCGAGGTGCTGGATTGGGCGACCCAGCTCGACCGCTACACCCGCGGCGACTATCAGATGATGTCCTTCCTCTATTCGCCCCGGCTCGATCCGTCGCTGTCCTACGAGATGTTGTCGGGCCCGAAGGACAGCCAGCCGCGCAAGCTCTGGGAGGACCCCGAGGCGCTGGCGCTCATCCGCCGCTCCTTCGAGGTGGCCGACCCGGCCGAACGCCAGGCGATCTTCGACGATCTCTTTCAGCGCTTCATCGCCCAGACCCCGGCCATCATCCTGTTCAACCAGCCGGACTATCTCGCCCATCGCAAGGGTCTCGACGGCGTTGCCTCCTGGGCCGCCGCGCAGACCAGGCTTTGGGGCGTATCCAGACGCTGA